A section of the Neorhizobium galegae bv. orientalis str. HAMBI 540 genome encodes:
- a CDS encoding carbohydrate ABC transporter permease — translation MASVSTETARTETGNKRSKPSRLAPNYWPFVVPALIVIGAVIVFPWVFTLWMSVNSWTLGQEQTFAGLDNYIRLATDFRFWESLWHTLIFTVLAVVAPLFLGTLAALIFDAQFPGRGFLRGVFVMPMMATPVAIALVWTMMFHPQLGVLNYLLSLVGIGPQEWIYNRYSVIPSLVLVETWQWTPLIMLIVLGGLASLPREPYESAEIDGANAWQKFRYLTLPMIAPFLMIGVIIRAIDAIKSFDIIYAMTQGGPGTASETINIYLYNTAFSYYDIGYGSAMAVVFFVIIVALSLMLMMVRARTNWSDMETR, via the coding sequence ATGGCTTCCGTGAGCACCGAAACAGCACGGACGGAAACCGGTAACAAGAGGAGCAAGCCGAGTAGGCTTGCTCCCAACTACTGGCCTTTCGTCGTTCCCGCCCTCATCGTCATCGGCGCAGTCATCGTCTTCCCCTGGGTTTTCACCCTTTGGATGAGCGTGAACAGCTGGACGCTGGGACAGGAGCAGACCTTCGCCGGGCTGGACAACTACATCCGGCTGGCGACCGATTTCCGCTTCTGGGAATCGCTCTGGCACACGCTGATCTTCACGGTGCTGGCGGTCGTGGCGCCCCTGTTTCTCGGCACGCTCGCAGCACTTATCTTCGATGCTCAATTTCCGGGGAGGGGTTTCCTGCGCGGCGTCTTCGTCATGCCGATGATGGCGACGCCGGTTGCCATCGCGCTCGTCTGGACCATGATGTTCCATCCCCAGCTCGGCGTGCTCAACTATCTGCTGTCGCTGGTGGGCATCGGCCCGCAGGAATGGATTTACAACCGCTACAGCGTCATCCCATCGCTGGTCCTCGTCGAGACCTGGCAATGGACGCCGCTGATCATGCTGATCGTGCTTGGTGGCCTCGCCTCTCTTCCGCGCGAACCCTATGAAAGCGCGGAGATCGACGGCGCCAACGCCTGGCAGAAATTCCGCTACCTGACGCTTCCGATGATCGCGCCTTTCCTGATGATCGGCGTCATCATCCGCGCGATCGACGCGATCAAGAGCTTCGACATCATCTACGCGATGACGCAAGGCGGGCCCGGCACGGCGTCCGAGACGATCAACATCTACCTCTACAACACCGCCTTCTCCTATTACGACATCGGCTACGGCTCGGCGATGGCGGTCGTCTTCTTCGTCATCATCGTCGCACTCTCCCTCATGCTGATGATGGTCCGCGCACGGACAAACTGGTCGGACATGGAGACGCGCTGA
- a CDS encoding ABC transporter ATP-binding protein, which translates to MATVTLHNIQKRFGAVNVIENLSVDIADGEFVVLVGPSGCGKSTLLRMVAGLEEVSGGEIRIGAREVSNLPARDRDIAMVFQNYALYPHMTVADNMGFALKLKRANPADTAERVKKAAAILGLENLLERYPRQLSGGQRQRVAMGRAIVRNPQVFLFDEPLSNLDAKLRVVMRSEIKAMHQRIGTTTIYVTHDQIEAMTMADKIVVLHDGNIEQVGAPLELYDRPANLFVAGFIGSPAMNFLDGKIEEGVFRTDKGLILPLPADLSPAKAGGRPLVYGIRPEHIRASDQGIQGRAAIVEGTGSEIFAKLDCGGEQLSCLFRERIDVRFGDTVGISIDAKQVHLFDKVTGHRL; encoded by the coding sequence ATGGCAACCGTCACCCTTCACAACATCCAGAAGCGCTTCGGCGCGGTCAACGTCATCGAGAACCTGAGCGTCGATATTGCCGACGGGGAATTCGTCGTTCTCGTCGGCCCTTCGGGCTGCGGCAAGTCCACCCTGCTGCGCATGGTCGCCGGGCTCGAAGAGGTCAGCGGCGGCGAGATCCGCATCGGCGCCCGCGAGGTCAGCAACCTGCCGGCCCGCGACCGCGACATCGCCATGGTATTCCAGAACTACGCGCTCTATCCGCATATGACGGTGGCGGACAACATGGGCTTCGCGCTGAAGCTCAAGAGAGCGAACCCTGCCGATACCGCCGAGCGGGTGAAGAAGGCGGCCGCTATCCTCGGCCTGGAAAACCTGCTTGAACGCTACCCTCGCCAGCTTTCCGGCGGCCAGCGCCAGCGCGTCGCCATGGGCCGGGCGATCGTCCGCAATCCGCAGGTGTTTCTTTTCGACGAACCGCTCTCGAACCTCGACGCCAAGCTGCGTGTGGTGATGCGCAGCGAGATCAAGGCCATGCACCAGCGCATCGGCACGACGACGATCTACGTGACGCACGACCAGATCGAAGCCATGACCATGGCAGACAAGATCGTCGTATTGCACGACGGCAATATCGAGCAGGTCGGCGCTCCGCTGGAACTCTACGACCGGCCGGCCAACCTCTTCGTCGCCGGCTTCATCGGTTCGCCGGCCATGAACTTTCTGGACGGCAAGATCGAGGAAGGCGTTTTCCGCACCGACAAGGGGCTTATCCTGCCGCTCCCGGCCGACTTGTCGCCGGCCAAGGCGGGCGGCCGCCCGCTCGTCTACGGCATCAGGCCGGAACACATCCGCGCCAGCGACCAGGGCATCCAGGGCCGCGCGGCGATCGTCGAAGGCACCGGCTCGGAAATCTTTGCCAAGCTCGATTGCGGCGGCGAGCAGCTCTCCTGCCTTTTCCGGGAGCGCATCGATGTCAGGTTCGGCGACACGGTCGGCATTTCGATCGACGCCAAGCAGGTTCACCTCTTCGACAAGGTGACGGGCCACAGGCTCTGA
- a CDS encoding cytochrome c oxidase subunit 3, whose amino-acid sequence MAAISTSEERDEGGDLLLWVLVWGELAAFGILLTGYVVTSMLHPESFALAKLHLAPRLAGLNTVVLLASSWQAALAASSQGKPRRQRLFLLGVALLGFLFVALKFAEYSSEWAAAGDENLQTFFELYFLITGFHLAHVAFVAALFLLAAIRLERSTIVTLTTIWHVIDIVWLVMFPLIYLG is encoded by the coding sequence ATGGCGGCAATCTCGACCAGCGAAGAGAGGGATGAAGGCGGCGACCTTCTTCTCTGGGTGCTCGTCTGGGGCGAGCTTGCGGCGTTCGGCATCCTGCTGACCGGCTATGTCGTTACGTCCATGCTGCATCCGGAAAGTTTTGCACTCGCAAAGCTCCACCTCGCGCCGCGGCTGGCGGGGCTCAATACAGTCGTGCTGCTGGCGAGCAGCTGGCAGGCGGCGCTTGCCGCCAGCTCCCAGGGAAAACCTCGCCGGCAGCGCCTCTTCCTGCTCGGCGTGGCATTGTTGGGTTTCCTCTTCGTCGCCCTCAAATTCGCCGAATACAGTTCCGAATGGGCCGCGGCAGGTGACGAGAACCTGCAGACCTTTTTCGAACTCTACTTTCTCATCACCGGCTTCCACCTCGCCCATGTCGCATTCGTTGCCGCCCTCTTCCTGTTGGCGGCAATCAGGCTGGAACGTTCGACGATCGTCACGCTGACGACCATCTGGCATGTCATCGACATCGTCTGGCTGGTGATGTTTCCCCTGATCTATCTGGGCTAG
- a CDS encoding dihydrodipicolinate synthase family protein: MSNVTLKGIVAASVTPVTADFRIDIVRLKAHIDHLLENGCSFISTFGTTGEGASFSTAQKLEALKALTAGGVDMGRQLPAIMTPSFADAVTSLIAYGELGCRAALVLPPFYYGASEDGVVAFFDALIERTKGHTEIDLVLYNIPQLSRVRFTQPLIAALMRKHGSRIAGIKDSTGDLDNGLMLVKSFPELAVFTGDDRVLPTLVKTGGAGMIGGMPNVFARDLRALYDNPDDAGLLEKQSRRIQAVDAYGSLVALKAALAHYRNDESLAYAVPPLVALNQCDRAMLIELFERTGYRAAA; encoded by the coding sequence ATGTCGAATGTTACGCTGAAAGGCATTGTTGCCGCCTCCGTCACGCCGGTGACGGCCGATTTCCGTATCGATATCGTCCGGCTGAAGGCGCATATCGATCATCTCCTGGAAAACGGCTGCAGCTTCATTTCCACGTTCGGCACGACGGGCGAGGGCGCATCTTTTTCGACCGCTCAGAAGCTCGAAGCTTTGAAAGCCCTGACAGCGGGCGGGGTGGATATGGGCCGTCAGCTGCCGGCGATCATGACGCCGAGTTTCGCCGACGCGGTAACCTCGCTGATCGCCTATGGAGAGCTTGGCTGTCGCGCCGCGCTCGTCCTGCCGCCCTTCTATTACGGAGCAAGCGAGGATGGCGTCGTGGCGTTCTTCGATGCGCTGATCGAGCGGACCAAGGGGCATACGGAAATCGATCTCGTGCTCTACAACATCCCCCAGCTCAGCCGGGTCCGCTTCACGCAGCCGCTGATTGCGGCTCTGATGCGTAAGCACGGTAGCCGCATCGCCGGGATCAAGGATTCGACCGGGGATCTCGACAACGGCCTCATGCTGGTGAAGTCCTTCCCGGAGCTTGCCGTCTTTACGGGCGACGACCGGGTTCTGCCCACGCTCGTCAAGACCGGGGGCGCCGGCATGATCGGCGGCATGCCGAACGTCTTTGCCCGCGATCTGAGGGCGCTTTACGACAATCCCGACGATGCCGGCCTTCTGGAGAAGCAGTCGCGGCGCATCCAGGCAGTGGATGCTTACGGATCGCTCGTTGCCCTCAAGGCGGCTCTTGCCCATTATCGGAACGACGAAAGTCTGGCATATGCGGTGCCGCCTCTGGTTGCTCTCAACCAGTGCGATCGTGCTATGCTCATTGAATTATTCGAGCGGACGGGTTATCGCGCCGCTGCTTGA
- a CDS encoding GntR family transcriptional regulator, translating into MDQDRPVESPVEEQPTLREKAYESFTRHLLARDVRPGQFVSQRRLVELTGLTLGAIRELVPRLEAEGLIKTVPQRGLQIAHIDLNLIREAFQLRVFLEKEAVALFTQSAPDQAIARLLKEHREILEAIQGGNDSRELELHAQAVDWGMHDAFIDALGNTIISNVYRVNSIKMRLIRQERFRIDGRVGPVMSEHLKVLEAIERRSVEEAVAALVAHINHARDRAIRL; encoded by the coding sequence ATGGATCAGGATCGCCCCGTGGAAAGCCCGGTCGAGGAGCAGCCGACTCTGAGGGAAAAGGCTTACGAGAGCTTCACGCGCCACCTTCTGGCGCGGGACGTTCGCCCAGGCCAGTTCGTCTCGCAACGTCGGCTGGTGGAATTGACGGGCCTGACCCTCGGCGCGATCCGTGAACTCGTTCCGCGGCTGGAGGCCGAGGGACTGATCAAGACCGTGCCGCAACGCGGGCTGCAGATCGCCCATATCGACCTCAACCTCATCCGTGAAGCCTTCCAGCTTCGCGTCTTCCTGGAAAAGGAAGCCGTTGCACTGTTCACCCAATCGGCCCCGGACCAGGCAATCGCCAGGCTTTTGAAGGAGCATCGTGAAATCCTCGAGGCGATCCAGGGCGGCAACGACAGCCGTGAGCTGGAGCTGCATGCGCAGGCGGTCGACTGGGGCATGCACGACGCCTTCATCGATGCGCTCGGCAACACTATCATTTCGAACGTCTACCGGGTGAATTCCATCAAGATGCGGCTGATCAGGCAGGAGCGGTTCCGCATCGACGGCCGGGTCGGCCCCGTCATGAGCGAGCATCTGAAAGTGCTCGAAGCGATCGAGCGGCGCTCCGTGGAGGAAGCGGTCGCGGCACTCGTCGCCCATATCAATCACGCGAGGGATCGCGCGATCAGACTTTAG
- a CDS encoding dihydrodipicolinate synthase family protein: protein MRFGLSVALATPFDKDGKIVLDAMVAQARRSLDAGCDSVTVFGTTGEGASIGNSEREKVVAAMISGGIAPRQIVAGVLVDAAEEAAEQAAYALSKGARNILLAPPSYFKNVSDEGLFGWFSTVFALLGDKARDIIIYHIPSVTMVPLSHALIGRLRQAFPGIVTGVKDSGGEWAFTEKLLKEHGDLIILIGDERHLAQGVRLGGQGAISGVANFAPREVRRMAVDGEDDQRVVDLVVELLKYPVIPAVKAMIAHLSNDPSWLTVRPPLLPIADEGQRRLSSIFDTLFRSEAA, encoded by the coding sequence ATGCGTTTCGGGCTCTCTGTCGCACTCGCGACCCCTTTTGACAAAGACGGCAAGATCGTGCTCGACGCGATGGTCGCCCAAGCTCGCCGCAGCCTCGATGCCGGCTGCGACAGCGTTACGGTTTTCGGCACGACCGGCGAAGGCGCCTCGATCGGCAATAGCGAACGGGAAAAGGTCGTCGCCGCCATGATTTCGGGCGGCATCGCGCCGCGTCAGATCGTTGCGGGGGTTCTCGTCGACGCGGCTGAGGAAGCCGCGGAACAGGCCGCATACGCCCTGTCCAAGGGTGCGCGGAACATTCTTCTGGCCCCGCCCTCCTATTTCAAGAATGTCAGCGACGAAGGCCTGTTCGGCTGGTTCTCTACCGTATTCGCTCTGCTGGGCGACAAGGCCCGCGACATCATCATCTACCACATTCCATCGGTCACGATGGTGCCGCTGAGCCACGCGCTGATTGGCCGGCTTCGCCAAGCGTTTCCCGGCATTGTCACCGGGGTGAAGGATTCCGGGGGCGAATGGGCCTTTACCGAAAAGCTCCTCAAGGAACATGGCGACCTCATCATCCTGATCGGTGACGAGCGACATCTGGCCCAGGGCGTACGTCTCGGCGGACAGGGTGCGATATCCGGCGTCGCAAATTTTGCCCCGCGCGAAGTTCGCCGCATGGCCGTGGATGGCGAGGACGATCAGCGGGTCGTCGATCTCGTCGTGGAATTGCTGAAATATCCCGTCATTCCGGCCGTGAAGGCGATGATCGCCCATCTTTCGAACGACCCGTCGTGGCTGACGGTGCGGCCGCCGCTTCTTCCGATCGCCGATGAAGGCCAGCGCCGTCTGTCGTCGATCTTCGATACCTTGTTCCGTTCGGAGGCTGCCTGA
- a CDS encoding cytochrome C oxidase subunit IV family protein: protein MDGSKLFGSANWVMMLGIVGALIAAQWKHEVIPAAALAVILVMAIAKIRLIVLDFMDLRGMRPNLARALMIWPVFFSALSLGKVVLMAIL, encoded by the coding sequence ATGGACGGTTCGAAACTCTTCGGCAGCGCCAATTGGGTCATGATGCTCGGCATCGTCGGCGCATTGATCGCCGCACAATGGAAGCATGAGGTGATACCGGCAGCGGCACTTGCCGTCATCCTCGTCATGGCCATTGCAAAGATAAGGCTCATCGTGCTCGACTTCATGGACCTGCGGGGGATGCGACCCAATCTGGCCCGTGCGCTGATGATCTGGCCTGTCTTCTTCTCTGCCCTGTCGCTGGGCAAGGTCGTACTGATGGCCATTCTTTAG
- a CDS encoding c-type cytochrome: MAERLTKTGARNVFYGGSAFFFVIFLGLTAHSHYYMRTTSTDESTLTDSVARGKHVWEKNACINCHTILGEGAYFAPELGNVWKRWGGDTDPDTARATLKAWMAAQPSGIEGRRQMPQFNLTERELDDLANFLEWTSRIKTQNWPPNDAG, from the coding sequence ATGGCAGAACGCCTCACAAAGACCGGGGCTCGTAACGTCTTTTACGGCGGCTCCGCGTTCTTCTTCGTAATCTTTCTCGGGCTTACCGCCCACAGCCACTACTACATGCGAACCACGTCCACGGACGAAAGCACGCTCACGGATTCCGTCGCGCGCGGCAAACATGTCTGGGAAAAGAACGCCTGTATCAACTGCCATACGATCCTCGGGGAAGGCGCCTATTTCGCCCCCGAGCTCGGCAATGTGTGGAAACGCTGGGGCGGCGATACCGACCCGGACACGGCCCGCGCGACGCTGAAGGCCTGGATGGCCGCACAACCGAGCGGCATCGAAGGCAGGCGGCAGATGCCGCAGTTCAACCTCACGGAACGTGAACTCGACGACCTGGCCAACTTCCTCGAATGGACGAGCAGGATCAAGACCCAGAACTGGCCGCCGAACGACGCCGGCTGA
- a CDS encoding DUF6522 family protein, with protein sequence MHIERDPNGDFILESGEIAGRFGLSRDEFRQRIRQGLVTSTVERGEAEDIGTSRLSVRLGNRLWRAVLNNEGEVQNEAVTFVRGRGHTPRS encoded by the coding sequence ATGCATATCGAACGCGACCCGAATGGCGACTTCATCCTGGAATCCGGTGAGATCGCCGGTCGGTTCGGGCTGTCTCGCGATGAGTTCCGGCAGAGAATCCGCCAAGGTCTCGTGACAAGTACCGTGGAGCGTGGCGAAGCTGAGGACATCGGAACGTCCCGCCTGAGCGTTCGTCTCGGAAACCGCCTGTGGCGCGCTGTCCTGAACAACGAAGGCGAGGTTCAAAACGAAGCCGTGACCTTCGTTCGTGGAAGAGGTCATACTCCCAGATCTTGA
- a CDS encoding carbohydrate ABC transporter permease — protein sequence MEHALNKRPLVRRKTLDRIGLLFAALVMVSPVVLFFLWMISLSLKYEIDNGAYPPILIPENFAWSNYVQVFRENNFFLYFWNSVLVTGAATLLALLIGVPAGYGIARLKAEKAAIVIMIARMTPGLSFLIPLFLLFQWLNLLGTLWPQIIIHLVVTVPIVVWIMIGYFETTPMELEEAASIDGATPWQVFRLVALPIAKPGIVVAFILALIFSWNNFVFGIVLASRTTRTLPVAVYNMLSFEQVSWGPLAAAALIVTLPVLILTLFAQKQIVAGLTAGAVKGG from the coding sequence ATGGAACACGCCCTCAACAAACGCCCGCTCGTCAGACGTAAGACGCTCGATCGCATCGGCCTGCTGTTCGCAGCCCTCGTCATGGTGTCGCCGGTCGTGCTGTTTTTCCTCTGGATGATCTCGCTGTCGCTCAAATACGAGATCGACAACGGCGCCTATCCGCCGATCCTCATCCCGGAAAACTTCGCCTGGTCGAATTATGTGCAGGTGTTCCGCGAGAACAATTTCTTCCTGTATTTCTGGAATTCCGTGCTGGTGACGGGGGCCGCGACGCTGCTGGCACTCCTCATCGGCGTGCCGGCGGGTTACGGCATTGCGCGGTTGAAGGCGGAGAAGGCAGCGATCGTCATCATGATCGCCCGCATGACGCCCGGCCTTTCCTTCCTCATTCCGCTCTTCCTGCTGTTCCAGTGGCTGAACCTGCTCGGCACGCTCTGGCCGCAGATCATCATCCATCTCGTCGTCACCGTGCCGATCGTCGTGTGGATCATGATCGGTTATTTCGAGACGACGCCAATGGAGCTCGAGGAGGCTGCCAGCATCGACGGCGCAACGCCCTGGCAGGTGTTTCGCCTCGTGGCGCTGCCGATCGCCAAGCCCGGCATTGTCGTCGCCTTCATCCTGGCGCTCATCTTCTCCTGGAACAACTTCGTCTTCGGCATCGTGCTTGCAAGCCGCACCACGCGGACGCTGCCCGTTGCCGTCTACAACATGCTCTCCTTCGAACAGGTCAGCTGGGGACCGCTCGCCGCGGCCGCGCTGATCGTCACCCTCCCCGTGCTGATACTCACCCTGTTCGCCCAGAAGCAGATCGTCGCAGGCCTGACGGCCGGCGCGGTCAAGGGCGGCTGA
- a CDS encoding ABC transporter substrate-binding protein, with product MSSSFWNPTRRSFLAGSAALGAAGLVGSRPASAAVDWKRFAGTTLEVNLVKSPRSDTIIKYLAEFETLTGIKVNAEATPEQQQRQKATIELSSGKPSFDVIHLSYHVQKRQFEKGGWLADISGFLKDPTLTDPSLTESDFAEAGLTFAKDKDGKLRSLPFSVDYWIVYWNKELFEKKGLAYPKTFDEMAAAAEALTDKTTNTYGFVARGLKNANVPVWTALMLGYGATALGPDGKLRTTSDEAVEAAKLYQRLMTKAAPVGVSGFNWAEAQSAFLQGKIGMWLDGVGFAPPLEDPQKSRVVGKVGYGVMPKGPKAQAAATFGDGIGVTAASQKKEAAYLFCQWVISKEMGARLLQAGAGVPFRQSVLADAEVRKGVTMPSAWVDAVAASGKVSQLALPVIIPVTEFRDIYGVGLTNMIGGADPATELKTATAQFEPVLAKSEG from the coding sequence ATGTCATCTTCGTTCTGGAATCCCACCCGCCGCAGCTTCCTGGCCGGCTCGGCGGCGCTTGGTGCCGCCGGACTGGTCGGTTCGCGCCCGGCATCGGCCGCCGTCGACTGGAAGCGCTTCGCCGGCACCACGCTGGAAGTGAACCTCGTCAAAAGCCCGCGCAGCGACACCATCATCAAGTACCTGGCCGAGTTCGAAACGCTGACCGGCATCAAGGTCAATGCCGAAGCGACCCCGGAACAGCAGCAGCGCCAGAAGGCGACGATCGAGCTCTCGTCCGGCAAGCCGAGCTTCGACGTCATCCACCTGAGCTACCATGTCCAGAAGCGCCAGTTCGAAAAGGGCGGCTGGCTTGCCGATATCAGCGGTTTCCTGAAAGATCCGACGCTCACCGACCCGTCGCTGACCGAAAGCGATTTCGCCGAAGCCGGCCTCACCTTTGCCAAGGACAAGGACGGCAAGCTGCGCTCCCTGCCCTTCTCGGTCGATTACTGGATCGTCTACTGGAACAAGGAACTCTTCGAGAAGAAGGGCCTCGCCTACCCGAAGACCTTCGATGAGATGGCGGCGGCAGCCGAAGCTCTGACCGACAAGACCACCAATACCTACGGCTTCGTCGCCCGCGGCCTGAAGAACGCCAACGTTCCGGTGTGGACGGCGCTGATGCTCGGCTACGGCGCGACGGCGCTTGGGCCTGACGGCAAGCTGCGCACGACCTCCGACGAGGCGGTCGAGGCCGCCAAACTCTACCAGCGCCTGATGACCAAGGCGGCCCCCGTCGGGGTCTCCGGCTTCAACTGGGCGGAAGCCCAGTCTGCCTTCCTGCAGGGCAAGATCGGCATGTGGCTGGACGGCGTCGGCTTCGCTCCGCCGCTCGAAGACCCGCAGAAGTCCCGTGTCGTCGGCAAGGTCGGCTACGGCGTCATGCCGAAGGGACCGAAGGCGCAGGCGGCCGCCACCTTCGGCGATGGCATCGGCGTCACCGCAGCCAGCCAGAAGAAGGAAGCGGCCTATCTGTTCTGCCAGTGGGTCATCTCGAAGGAGATGGGCGCACGCCTGCTGCAGGCCGGCGCCGGCGTTCCCTTCCGCCAGTCGGTCCTCGCCGATGCGGAAGTCCGCAAGGGTGTCACCATGCCGAGCGCATGGGTGGATGCGGTCGCCGCTTCCGGTAAGGTGTCGCAGCTTGCGCTGCCGGTCATCATTCCGGTCACCGAATTCCGCGACATCTACGGTGTCGGTCTCACCAACATGATCGGCGGTGCCGACCCGGCGACGGAACTCAAGACCGCAACGGCACAGTTCGAACCGGTCCTTGCCAAGAGCGAGGGATAA